The genomic region TGCTAGCTGTCCCTCTAGGCAGAATATCCTTCTCCCTAGTAACTTCTCCTGCCTCCTTCAGGTCCTTTATTTCCCTATCACCCTCTAGCGAGACCTTTCCTAACCTCGCCAAGCACTCCCCATTCACCTTCCCTGCTGGATTTTCGTCCATGACTTGCTGACAGACAGCACACTTAGGTATTTGATATCTGTCTCTCCCAAAGAGATGAAAGCTCCACAAAGAGAGGGccctctgttttgttcactgagaTGTAATACTCCTGGTGCTTAGAGCAAAGTCTGGCAATGAATGAGAATGCTCAGTTAATATTTTGTGAATGGATGAGCTAGTCCATTTTTAATCCATTCCCTGTTCAACTCACTTTCCTCTGACATCCATGCATTCTGTACATTTGGGACACCCTCTCTTAACAcaggagaaagaaacagaggacAAGAGTAGTTCTGGACACAGATAAGCTCTTCCGCTGGCATTTCCCCTTATGCCAGGTCCACCCAGGACTGAGCAACCTCCACAGTCCTGTGAGGTAGGGACAGGAATCCCACTTTTCAGTggaggaaaactgaggctaagGAACAGGCACCTACCTTCCCAAAGCCACAGTGAGTAGATGATGTAGTCCAGAATTTGAAGAGCAAGGGCTCTGGCTTCAAACAAATCCCAACCAGTGACCACCCTCAGTTTTCTAACCTGCAAAATGGGTCTCACAATCCTAACCCATTGGTTGATGAAAACACCAGGAGTAATGTGTTCAGCATAGAGCTAACACAGCACAGGGCCTGGGCACCAGAGGTGCATCTGTCATCGTTAGCTGTCATCAGAATAACTGCTGTCACCCCCTTCGATGAATCTGTCAGTCCACCCCCCATCTCTCCCTCATCCTGCCCCCACTCAGGCCGACACTGCTCCCCAGGCAGCTGTAGTCTCATGGCAAACAGCGTGAGGGtgagtgggatgggggaggagttCTAAGCCATGGGGACCCATAATCACCTCCTCATTGAATAGTTTGCTGGTGTCCTTCTTAATGAGATCCAGGTACTGGACTTGACCGGCTGAGAATCCCACCAGCAGGGAGATGGTTTCCGTGGCAGCAGTGAACTGGTTGAAGTCATGGCAGGTGGGCTGAGTGCCCTTATAGATCCGCTTGTCAATTGGCTTGTTGAGGTCAATGGACTTGAGTGGTGGGAGAAAACGAGTTAATGGCTTCTACCactgagaggaaggaagagggtgTTGAGGTTGGGGGAAAAACCACAAAGAGGAAGCAGGGCTAAAGCCCTGAGGGAAGTGGGTAGGTGGATGGGTAAATGAGGAGTGAAGGGGCAACCACAGACAGGAAGGAGTCCCAAAACACAAACAGAGGAGAACACCAGGCAGGAAGGTTCCCCCGCTGCCACCACATGAGACCACTAAGCGCCTCCTTCCCCAAGTTAGACCCCCTCCCCGCCCAACTTCAGGGACTCTTGCCTACAGTATCAATGCAGGGTCCCCATAGTCCCTAAGCTTCTACAGTCCTCCCCCATACTTTTAGCAACTCCCCTAGGTCTTAGCACCACAATATTCCAAGACCACCAAAACTCAGGATCATCCAGTCCCCAGAACACTAAAGCCCAATGTCCCAGGAATCTCTTCACTCTGGAGTTCCTAAACCTCAGAATTCCCATCACACAGTTCAGGAACCCATTAAATCTCACTGTCCTCCCAAACTTTAGGTGCCTTCATCACCTCTGAGCTCTCCGGATCCCCAACACTTCCAGGGGCCATCACTTACTCCAAGGGTCTCACGTCCTCTGGGACTGACATCACTTTAGAGACACCTGTCATACCTGAGGATATCACCTCCGTATCTCCAATCAGCTCCGAGATTCTCATTTCCTCCAGCACCCTCATTATCTCCAGAATCCCATTTTCTCTAGAGTCCCATTCACCTTCGTGATCCCTATTACCTCTAAGCCCCCATCACTCCTAGAATCCTCCTCACCTCTGGACTCCCTAAGTCTCCCCGGAAAACCCCAGAATGCAATATCCCTGGGTATCACTTCTGACCCTGCAATTCCCAACACCTGCAAAATGCCTGCCAGCCAGAACCTTGGAGGACCCCACAACCATCTCGgattttccatcacctccagaacAGTCACCATCCCAGAAGCCCCACGCATAACCTGGGGATCTCACTGACCTCAAGGCCTCCCACCACCTCCAGGATGGCCAGCACTCACGGGGCCTCCCATCACCTTTTAGAACCCTGCATCATCTCCAAGAACACTTTCCCCCTCGGACATCCATCACATCCAGGATGCTTCTCTCCGGGCCCCCTGTCATTCAGGTACCTTTCTGTCACTTGTAAATCACCTCAGGGGTCCCCATCCTCTCAGCCTGCACCCAGGGCCCCAAGATGCAGGCCGCTCACCCGTTGACTCCCACGGCGACAGCAGCCCGGGTAGAAATAGAGCTCGCGGCCCAAGTTGAAGCAGACGCGGTCTCCCCCGGCGCCCAGCCCCGCGGGCGTGGCGGGCGGCTCCCCGGCCCCGGCGCCGTCGGGCTCCCCGAGGCGCACGAGGCTTAGGCGCACCGCAGGCAGCGCGGGTCCGGGCCCGGGGCCTGCAGGCGGAGGGGACGGAGCGGGGCCTGCGGCGCCGGGGCCCGAGGCAGAGGCAGGGCCGGGCGGGGGCTGCGGCGGCTGGGGCGGCGCCGGGGTCTGGGCGGAAGCCGGACCCGATCTGCGGGCGGCGCCGTCGCCGGGGAGCAGCTTGTAGAAGCCCTCGCGGGTGCGGAACTGCGACTTGATTTCCGCACAATCCCCCATGGCGGCGCCGGGGCCCGAGCCGCCCTCCGCGCCGCCCGCCGCCATCTTGggcgcccccccaccccagccccggaCCCCGCCGCAGCCGGACCGCCGCCCGCTGCCGGGCCCCCTGCCGGAAGTCGGGGTCCGCACCGGAAGAGGTGGGGTCGTCGCCCAGGCAACGCCTTTTCGATTGGCAACAGGGTAGGGAGGCGGGACGAGCTCCAGCCGTCGCTCCGGTAACGGTTCTGGGTCTGAAGGCGGAGCTACAAGATGGGCGCGGCCTTCGTGCCTGCTACCGTCTAGTGGTTGGCTGTGGGGGCGGGGCCCTCAGAGAAAGGGGCGAGGCCATTAAAAGAGCCCTAGTCCTTAGCAACGGCGCCCAGGGAACCGTTTGCCTAGCAACGGGAGTACCCTCAAGTGGAGGCCTCGTCCACAACTTGTCCTTCCCATGACGTCACAGAAATGACTTCAGGTTACCCTAATGACTCCTGAAGACTCCCAACATACACCCTCCAGTGTTTTACACTTATATCTTAAAGTCCCCGACTGACCACAGCATCTCCaacccttcctccccacccttgaTGATCCTGCACATCTCATTGATCTCCAACGTCTCCATAAAACTCCAGTGACTTCATCTGACCCAATACTGATTAATACTAACagcaaaaagaccctgatgctgggaaagactgaaggtaggaggagaaggggacgacagaggatgagatggttggatggcatcacagactcagtggacatgagtttgagtaagccccgggagttgctgatggacagggaggtctggcctgctgcagtccatggagtcgcagagtcggacacgactgagcgactgaactgaactgaacagctccACATTTTCCACCAAACTCCTATATATCTCCACAACTCCACTGTCTTCAACAACCTCACTCACTCCTCCAACGCCCACCAAAATTTGATTGATCCCTGCAATACCCTCGGTATCCCAATAATCCACTAGTAATCCAAAATCTCTTCCTGATCCCAACAGCTCCCTAACAGTCAGTGTCCCTCCCTTCCTGTTCCCATCACAGATCTTGAATGAAACTGACAATCTTACTTCAAATCCCACTCCTCTCCTGTGTCATTTTAGGGGCAACACTGCCATTCTTTCCAGTCACCAGGCTGCAGATTTCGGTGTTTCCCTAGACTTCTGCCATTTCCCTTCACTCCCTGATTACAATTCCCAAGTCTTTTGCATTCTGTCACCTGAATTCCTCTATTCCAACCCATTCCTCTTTGTAGGCTCGGTCGAAACTCCTCTCCTGCTTGGACTCTCCCTGTATCAGCCCTGTCTCCGCTCTCCCAGATCCATGTCTCACCCCTCTATCTACTTTCCACTTGGGATCTAGAGAGGTATTTCTAAAGCCCAAATACGATCAGGGCTGGCCCACCCCTGTTCAGATTCCATCCATGGCCTCCCTAGGGCTCTCAGGACAGAGTTCAACCCTGGGTAATCTGTTCCTGCCAACTTCTCTTTCCAGCCTTATCTGTCACCACTGACTCCTCACATCATGTCTCAAAAATGAGGTTTGAGCATCTACCCCAGCACATCACACTCTTTCTTGCTCTTTGATCTTTGCACACcctgttccctctgcttggagCCTTACCACTCTGTTCTTGACCATTTATGAGCCAGAGCTCATAAGCTCTGTTAGTCCTCTGGGCTCCCCCATCGGGTTGTCATTCCCTGAGGAAGGCATCTGTCTCTCTCATAGAGTATCCAGCCCTGGGAGAGTAAATCTGGGGTCACTTGGTCATTGCTGTGTCCCCAGCACAGGGCTGGGCTGACCAGGGGTGGCACTTCAAGAGTTGTTTGATGgccagatgaatgaataaatgaacacagGGGAGAGCACACAGCAAAGTGCTACAGTCCTGACTCTGAGGTCCTCTCAACAGACATGGTGAACAAATGATTGAGTGACTCACCCAAATGCCCTGGGGAAATTTTATTTAGAGCAGTTACCTTCCTCTTCTACCCCTGTCCTCCAGGGGCAGAAAGTAAACctacagtgaaaaaaaatcaagctatAACTCTGTATAAGGGAAAACCTGCTAGCTACCTGCTTGAGGAAGGGGGCTAGGGGGCCTCAGTCATCCTGGTCCTCATCCTCATCTTCCTCTTcgtcttcttcctcttcttccgcAGCCGCCAGGGCTTGCTCCTGGGCAGCCTTCAGGGCCTGCTCCTCCTCCACTGTGGGGTCGCTCATCTCTATCGTGTCTGGGCCGCTGGGGTACTCATGCTGAATGGGGGCTGGCAGGGACGGGTTGAAGTTCTCAGGACTGTACTTGTGGCCCCAGCCAATGTAGATGTTCTCAAATTTCCTGGAGGGGCAGAGAGATGCTGGCAAGTCCTCCCTCAAAGATCCCAGCCTGGACTTTTGTTAAAGGTGGACCCAGTGTAGGCACAGCATGCCTGCAGAGTTGTGGGCGGTAGAGTGCAATGTgcccaccaggtttccctgttcatttGTTCTTTCACTATTTACTGGGCATCTTCCTAACTGCCAGATTGTGTCCAGAGCTGCAATGTCTAACAGCACACATAGCTCGTGAGCACTTGAAATGGGGCTGGTGAGACAGAGGAACTGAATTtcgaattttatttaattttcagatttcACTTGTGGCTTCTTTGACCTGTTGATTGTTCAAGACTATGCTGTTTAGTTCCTACATACTTGTGAATTtcccaaatttcctttttttaagagatttttttgttgctgttgtggactaatttttttttcaagtcttgaTTTaacttattacaatattgctattttatgttttggtttttttgtcttcaaggcctgtgggatcttagcttcctgaagggatcgaacctgcaccccctccattggaagctcagagtcttaaccactgtgccaccaggaaactccctcaaatttccttctttaactgatttctaattttattccagTGTGGTAAGAGAAGATATTTTATATGATTAATCTTTCTAAATTTATCATTTGGTCTATCCTGGggaatgttccatatgcacttgaaaagaatgtatgttttgctgttgttggatggtgtggattttatttaattttaattaatctaAACTATAAAACCAATACTTCATTTATTGGAAGACATCCAAGTATGTCTGGGACAATCTGGGCACATGAATCTACTTTTTCAATTGTAAATGTTGTGAAATCTGAATACAGGTCAAGtatttctgatgaaaatttagtacctaagggacttccctggcagtccagtggttaagactctgcatttccaatgcagtggggtgtgggttcgatctctggttggggaactaagatcccactggcTGTGaggtgtgggaaaaaaaaattcagcacccTAATTGAGATCTGCAACTATAACCTTCACTCCAGCTTTTGAAGACTTAGtatgaaaaaatacaaagtaGCTCATTAACAATTTTTACATTATTGATTTCATGTTGTAATAAGAATATTTAGGATATTTGGAGTTGAATACATATTAAATGAATTTTGCCcgtctttttatttcttgaatgtggctactagaaaatttaaattttcgaCATAAATATGCAGACATAAATATGTGGCTCATATTTTAGATACATTGGCCAGCACTGATCTAGCTGTGGGAGCCTAGCAGTGAACAAATTAGACAAGAATTAGAATTGCTGGCAGAagccaaagcaatattgtaaagcaattatccgtcaattaaaaacaaatcaatgttaaaaaaaagaattagaattgctgccgtaaaaaaaaaaagaattgctgcCGTAGTGCCTACATTCTAGAGGGAGGATACTAATAATAAACAAGGATGTAATTGGTTGGGTTCCCGCCCCACCAACTCACCTCTCCCCAGACTTTTAATGGGTGAAGCAAAGAGGAATAagtgggagaaaagggaagagcCTGAGAGTCAGGGAGAGAGCCAGACAGTTTGCCCTGGTGAGCAGTTTGGATTTGACTTTATTTTCACAGCCTTGCTGTTCCCTTGAGAATCCTTTTCCTCCAGATCTCTTTGTCggaggcttcaaaatcactgcttcCTTGGAAACCCCAGACCTCTGCCAGCCCTGGTTCCTGGGGTCCAGGAACCAGCGCCTCACCCAGGAGGCTGCACTTGCTAGGAAGGCAGAGTCCTGGGCTCCAACCCAGACCTAGGGGACCAAAAACTGCGCTTTAGCCAGAGCCCCTGGTGAGTCCTATCCACTCGCAGTTTAGGAAGCTCTGGTCTAGAGTGTCCTCCTAGGGagctccctggaggtccagtggttaggacacagtGCTTACACTGccaggacctgggttcagtccctggtcaggaaactaagatcctgcaagtctctcggccaaaataaataaataaatctgatttaaattgttaaaaaaataataaaagaagaaggGGAATGTCCCCTGGttacttctctctttccctcaaaGATTTCAGATCAAGGCTGCTTCTCCCAGGAATCCTTCCTTGATCCCTAGACATGACAGTTGTGAGCTGTCATCTGTCCCTCCACTCTCCCTAGTGGTACTTCTCTCAGTTTGGAACTGAATATTTGACTGGGGTGGGGACGGGGGTGAGGCTCCATGTGCAGTTGGCACCTATGCCTCCTCTGCCTGCTCCCAGATTCAGATCTGCTTTTTCAACAAAGTGCTTGGGGCCCAGCATACAGCTGGCAAACAGTGACATTCCAGAGTCTTTTATAAACAACAAAGTGGGGATAGATGGATGCCTGAATGGGTggtggatgggagggagggtaGATGATGGGTGGTTGGAGTGGAGGATGGGTGGGTGAGAGGAGCTCCTAGTTTGGATCTCTTGCTTTCAGAGGAATGTTGGGAAATCAGAGTGGGGCCAGAAGGGCATTGGTAAAAGCAAGCATGTCCCTTCCACGCTTCTGGAAGCGAAAAAGAAATTGCCAGGAATGTGGATAAATTATGAAGATTACAAGAAATCCCACCTTTCTTTGTGATTCCCAGTAGCGAACCCCGTGCAGGTTCATCATtgagatggaaaaggaaaagctATGAAAAGTCGTCGTGCCATCTGGCGGACAGCGCTGGTAAGTGCATGCCCCGTGAGCGGAAAAGCTGCGATGTACTTGGTGAGAGGCGGAGGGACTGTTTGGAGTGTGTCGCTGAGGTGGGAGGATATGGAAATGACTTTGGCTTGCAGACCTTTTGGAAACGACCGGTGAAGGGATCCTGATGGGGAAGATTTCTACCCATAGAGAGAAGACCCTTCAGATTGGAAGAACTGTCCAGGAGACTTAGGGAAGAAGTTAGCTTCCCCAGAGATGAGACTCTGTCCCTCTAAGGGCCATCCCAAAGGGGACGTCTGAGTCCTGTCTGGCTCCATGCCTCATACAGCACGGAACCTGGGCCAGGGGGGTCAGATATCCAGGTCTGAATCCTGCAGGTGCTGTGTGACCCTGACTCAATTCCTTCCCCTTTCTGAGCCTCCATTCTTTCATCCCAGAGGCTCACACCTTCTTGGTCTGGGATTTCTTGGTCTGGGATTTTAACCCTAGTGGAACTCCTGGATTCGGAGTGAAGACATCAGCCCATAGGGGCTTCCTGAAGGGAGCCGATCCGATCTTTGCCCACCCTGGTGGGTTGCCCCACCACGCCAGACTCTGATGAAGTTGTAGGAGCGCCCTCTGCTGGGGAAAACTAAGAGAAGACCTACTTGCCACTGGCGTAGGCATAGGCCCCCGGCCAGAGATTGGAGCGCACGACCGCCACGGAATACTGCGGGCTGAGGCTGCAGGACAGGCGGGCGGTCCACGGTGCCATGTGCATGATTTCTGGAGGGGAGCAGAGAGCACCAGGGAGGTCAGAGACTGGGCTGCCGCCCGCCCCTGCAATGCACAGCCCCCCAGAAGGGAAGGCGAGAGAAGGACGGGAGGGAGCAAAGAGGGAGGACGTGAAGGGCATGAAGGGAACTGCGGGAACCAACAGCCCTGGCTTCCGTGTTTGAACCCTGGCTCTGACCACTCTTTCTGTGTGGCCTGAGGAAGCCactccacctctctgagcctcagtgatcACACCCAGGCAATGGAGACACTTATCTCACCTCCTGGGCAGGGTGGCAGTGAGCCCCGAGGGCCCCTGACCCCGGGAGCCACTGTGATTCCCCTTCTAGGTCGGCCATCAGTTTGAACCAGGGCTCAGAGGACGGGGTACAGGCTCCAGACTCATGGAAATCTGCGTTCACATCCTCACTCTGTCTGCTCACCCACTCTCagcctctcctccttcctcccttcccgtACCTGAGGTCCCAACCGCAAGTCCTCCAACATCCAGCTCAAGTCCTGCCTCCTCTGGGGAGGCCACCCTAGCTCTCGCTCCCTTTTTCCAAGCCCATGTGGGACTCAAAAGACCATGTGTCACCATCTGGGCTGTTGCCATGTGCCAGACACGGCCCACAAGATGCACATGCTCCTATAACCCCATGGGCTGCCCATGTGAGAGATGAGAGTGTGACAGAGGTGCAGTGAGCTGcttcccctctctttctcccagCCTCCACTGGCCTGTGTGTGGGGCTCTTACCTGCGTCTTCTGAGAGCGGGGTCAGCAGCGGGGGCCCGACCTCCTGCTCCACTTCCTCTATGCCTtcatctcccttctcttcctcctcccccaactcctcctcctcttctgtcttctgcaaaGGGTTCACCCAAGTGCAGCGTCCCTGccggtggggaggaggaggtcaGCTGGTAGCCCCAGGGAGCAGGCCAGGCTCTGTTCCCTGGGAGGCGGTGAAGGGCCAGGCAGGACACTGGGGACCAGTTCTATCCCCAGGGACCCAGGTGTGGGTAAAGGTCAGGGTGAATTGCACAGacaggagggtgggggagaatgGGCCGAGAGAGCTGCTGTGATGAGGCGGGAACCCCTCCTCTCTCAGCCTCTGTGGGCTCCGTTTAGGcagccatccatccattcacttaTTGCATATTTAAGGAGCACCTACTATATACACTCAGTGCTCCTGGTGCTGTCCTGTTTCTCCTGTCCTCGAGAAAAAGAGACCCCACATCTCTGCCCTTGTGGAGTTGACATTCAACAGCCCATATGatgctctgttttctcatctgtgaaatgggggtgtCATGGGTGCCTCTCTCATTGGATTATTGCTGGGTTGAAAGAAGTACTGAAGACTCAGTAaacgtttgttgaatgaatgagtgaatctaAATCCAGAGCATATAGCAGACCTCAGTTTCAGCAACTGAATGGGAATGGCCATTATAGCAATCTCAAAAGCAGTTATTTGGAGTCCATAATCAATGtttatcaaataaatgaatgaataaaaaagttcCTAGCACACAACAGGTGCTTccttgaatggataaataactgtATGTAAAATTCAGACAAACTAGACATTCAGTAAATGCAGGTCCACCACCTCTTATCCACACTTTCAAAATCTGAAAAGCTTTGAAAAGCAAAAGTTTTTTCATGAGTCATTTGGCTGTAATCCTGACCTGACTGATGAGAGGCTGTTCAATGTTGCTGCAGAAATAGTGACACCTTTAAAGATGGGCTGCAGCCCCAGCGCCTCCTTGACGTGTCATGTAATATATGGTATGTGCACTgtgtcatctttttatttttgtgtatttttaaagtactcTCATTTTTATAAgtactttttgcttttttttgccatgccactcGTCttgtcagatcttagttccctgacaaaaGATCAAACCCCCGCCCCTAGAAGCCTGGagtcagcaagaatactggaatgggttgccatctcctcctccagaggaacttcccaacccagctctcctgcattgcaggcagattctttaccgctgagtgaCCGGGGAAAGCCCCTCCTAacaactagaccaccagggaattccaatgTCACCATTTTCAAATCTGAAAAATTCGGGATTCCAAGAGGCATCTGGTCCCAAAGGTTTCTGACTGGGGACTGTCAACcgatatctgttgaatgaatgaatggatgcatGCGTGGAGGACTACTACAGAGCACAGATGCCTCGCTGCCAGCAGGTGCTTGGTATAGCTAGTTCCGAGTCACACCTGGTTctacacccccacccccgaccccggGCCTGGGCGGCTGGAGTCCCGCCCTCACCTGCGGCAGGATGTGCTGCGTGTGGTGCACCCAGTTGGCCATGGAATCCACCAGCTCGAGGACTGGGATGCCCTCAAAATCGGGGTTCTCCTCGTAGGAGTCGCGCCCGGCTCCGCCCTCCTCCTCTTCGTCGCCCTCCTCCTCGCCAAACTGGTAGAAGCCGAGGGGACTGATGTGCGTGGCGGCCGAGATGCGGGCGATCTGGGCCCGCAGGTAGTTGGCCTCGTTGCCCGGGAAGGGCGGGTAGCTGATGACCGGCGCGTCCAGGTAACCCGTGAAGAACTTCCTGATCTTGCGGGCCTGCACGATCTGGATCGGCGTGACGTGGGGCAGCCGCATCCACGGCCGGCCCGGCTCGTTGCAAACGAAATACAGGTACTTGTTGGTGCCAATTCGGCTCTCTTCCTTGGGGATGATGGGCGGCGGCTTCCACGTGGGCTTGGGGATGACGTCCATGGCCTTGTCTTCGTCCTCGTCACCCTCCTCCTCGTCGTGCGCCTCCATCACCTCGCcgccctctgtcatctcctccagCTCTTCCTCCTCCGCCTCCTCTTCGCCCTCCCGGAATTCCACCTCGGCCACCAGGTAGCTGCGACTGAGCCCCAGGATCTTACCCCAGAAGCGGCAGGTGTGGATGGGCTGCTGCTCCACCAGCTGCTTCAGGGCCATGAAGATGCGGAAACTCTCATCGGAGCTCAGGCCCACGCCGGCCTGCTCGAAGTAGAAGGCCTTCTCCATGATGTTGGGCACCGCGGTCTCAGCCTGcaggggggtggggtagggggcgGAAGGCAGAGGGAACCAGGTTGAAGCCTTGCTCCCCATGCTGATTCTCTAGAGTCCAGAGACTTAAACTACTCGGTAACCCAGTTGCTCATGCAACCATTTCTGGCCACTGATGTATGGTTGTGTGTGCCAAGGGACGATGATGCTTAAATAGTACCTGTGTgagcactcagttgctcagttctgtctgactcttttgcaacccccatgaactatagtccaccaggttcctctgtccatgggattctccaggcaagaatactggagtggggttgacatttcctcctccaggtgatctttccaagccagggatccaacctgcatttcctgcataggcaggcagattctttaccactgagccacctgggaagcccttaaattgTATAGTTGATGTCAAAGATTTGGGGACAAACATactgtgtttttttcttaaaggtgtataatgcatttacattttcttcaaagCTCCATTTGTGAACTCAGTGTTATTGATAAAAGGAACAAGTACTGTATCCTCTTTCTATGAATGCTAGACTGGCTCCTTATTCACAAATATTAGAAGTCCCTCTCCACAGGGGTATTATACATTCTTACCCCCACCCCTGCGCATCCAGGATTGGTCATGTCACTTGCTCTGACCACTTGAAATGGGAGTGAAAGGGACACGGGTCACACCCAGGCAGGAGCTGTAAGAAGCCATGTGGGG from Muntiacus reevesi chromosome 2, mMunRee1.1, whole genome shotgun sequence harbors:
- the RSPH6A gene encoding radial spoke head protein 6 homolog A; amino-acid sequence: MGDPPPDPEPPSQPTSSRRSSQVSERRRTRPSVAPLVHEELQQIPLDPQILRGSREALSNQSNLRGWPQSASLTPNENLVFQAEDPNVNPGFPAEVQPQAYLSEGRLQASQNASLMLQQLQQGEGNLFQQLESAYQGPPADLLGQFTMYQREDLLFSQGTEHGPYMTDDPTLQFSPSELGFMSFNMELPEPEPRELAVQNAKAYLLQTSINSDLSLYEHLVNLLTKILNQRPEDPLFLLESLNRTTQWEWFHPKLDTLRDDPEMQPTYEMAERQRALFSRSGGGEGEQEMEEEVAETAVPNIMEKAFYFEQAGVGLSSDESFRIFMALKQLVEQQPIHTCRFWGKILGLSRSYLVAEVEFREGEEEAEEEELEEMTEGGEVMEAHDEEEGDEDEDKAMDVIPKPTWKPPPIIPKEESRIGTNKYLYFVCNEPGRPWMRLPHVTPIQIVQARKIRKFFTGYLDAPVISYPPFPGNEANYLRAQIARISAATHISPLGFYQFGEEEGDEEEEGGAGRDSYEENPDFEGIPVLELVDSMANWVHHTQHILPQGRCTWVNPLQKTEEEEELGEEEEKGDEGIEEVEQEVGPPLLTPLSEDAEIMHMAPWTARLSCSLSPQYSVAVVRSNLWPGAYAYASGKKFENIYIGWGHKYSPENFNPSLPAPIQHEYPSGPDTIEMSDPTVEEEQALKAAQEQALAAAEEEEEDEEEDEDEDQDD